A part of Actinomycetes bacterium genomic DNA contains:
- a CDS encoding citrate/2-methylcitrate synthase, with protein MAGSGKGKGLEGVVAAETKISDVDGQKGRLYYAGYDIGELAEHATFEEIVYLLHHLELPTRAQLEETTATLRAESTLDDALVQLVTSIAGQTGPMTALRTAVSAAAVHDLDGDDDSQEANLRKAYRLIAKTPQIVATYQRQRSGSDPVEPRDDLSIAGSFLYALTGKEPDPAVTRDFDVVLVLYADHTLNASTFAGRVAAATLADMYAGATAAVATLQGPLHGGAIEQVRYMLDDIGTPERAADWVRQRLAQKQKIMGFGHRVYKTWDPRATVLREMGERLGKQLGDTRWYETSARVQETVMEEKGLYPNVDFYTASVYSALGIPPDLYTTLFATSRMAGWTAHIREQYADNRLIRPDSTYIGPPPRSYRPLDARG; from the coding sequence ATGGCTGGTAGCGGCAAGGGTAAGGGACTCGAGGGCGTGGTCGCCGCCGAGACCAAGATCTCCGACGTCGACGGGCAGAAGGGGAGGCTCTACTACGCCGGGTACGACATCGGCGAGCTGGCCGAGCACGCCACGTTCGAGGAGATCGTCTACCTCCTCCACCACCTGGAGCTGCCGACCCGGGCGCAGCTCGAGGAGACCACCGCGACCCTGCGCGCCGAGAGCACCTTGGACGACGCCCTCGTCCAGCTCGTCACCTCGATCGCCGGCCAGACCGGCCCGATGACCGCGCTCCGGACGGCGGTGTCGGCCGCAGCGGTCCACGACCTCGACGGTGACGACGACTCGCAAGAGGCCAACCTGCGCAAGGCCTACCGGCTGATCGCCAAGACCCCGCAGATCGTCGCCACCTACCAGCGCCAGCGCAGCGGCTCGGACCCGGTCGAGCCCCGCGACGACCTGTCGATCGCTGGCAGCTTCCTCTACGCGCTGACCGGGAAGGAGCCTGACCCGGCCGTCACCCGCGACTTCGACGTGGTCCTGGTCCTGTATGCCGACCACACCTTGAACGCGTCCACGTTCGCCGGCCGGGTCGCCGCGGCCACCCTGGCCGACATGTACGCGGGCGCGACCGCGGCCGTCGCCACCCTGCAGGGCCCGCTCCACGGCGGCGCCATCGAGCAGGTCCGCTACATGCTCGACGACATCGGCACCCCCGAGCGGGCCGCCGACTGGGTCAGGCAGCGGTTGGCGCAGAAGCAGAAGATCATGGGCTTCGGCCACCGCGTCTACAAGACCTGGGACCCGCGCGCGACCGTGCTCCGGGAGATGGGCGAGCGGCTCGGCAAGCAGCTCGGCGACACCCGTTGGTACGAGACCTCGGCCCGGGTCCAGGAGACGGTCATGGAGGAGAAGGGCCTGTACCCGAACGTGGACTTCTACACCGCAAGCGTGTACTCGGCCCTCGGCATCCCGCCCGACCTCTACACGACCCTGTTCGCCACCTCCCGGATGGCCGGCTGGACCGCCCACATCCGCGAGCAGTACGCCGACAACCGGCTGATCCGGCCCGACTCCACCTACATCGGCCCCCCACCCCGCAGCT